The segment GCTGAACAACTGGTGCTGAGAGTTACTGGTTGGGCAATATGATAcacagggtgtgagagagagatgagagagaggagagagagagagatgagagagagagagagatgagagagagagagagagatgagagagagagaggagagagagagagatgagagagagagagagagagagagagagagagagagagagagagagagagagagagagagaaagaggagggagtgtTAGAGTGAGTATCATTTGTTTCAGAGAGTTTGTTAGCTGTATATGACGTGATGCCTCCTCCTCCACAGGGAGTGATTATTCAGTTACTGATTTAGTCTGTGACCAGTGTTTCCTGGCTGAAATTAACAcctcgtatctctctctctcacacagttggCAGTGGTTCATGTCGACAGACTTCCCAACCCCACAAGAGGCCCTCTTCTCACTCCCAGTCACACAAGGTGAGGAGGTGGAATTTTCACCTTACATAAatacctcccccctccctctgacCTGCTTGGCTGGCCTGTAGATAACGGCTGAACAAGACAGGGCAGGCTCCcagccctcagagagagaggagacagagttaGACTGAGTGGCTGGGAAACAACATGTGGAGTCTGGACGGCTACATGGAGACCTTTTAACAGAACCTCGACCGGGCCTGGACTCCTTTCTGAGCCTCACTTTTACCAGTGTGGTTGACTCAATGTTTAGGAGTCAGGaaggacaagagagggaggggaagggaggggaagggaggggaagggaggggggaagggggaaagggagagagaggatgaagagagatatatatagagagaggggggaaatgagagagagagatagagaaggaaagggagagcgagagaggggggggcgagACAGGAAAACAGAACATGAACCTTTGCATAATCACTCTAGCAGCCAACCGCTGACTCACTCCCTCTCCTGGCTTGTGATAGGTGGATAAAGGCACAATGGGATTGTGATTGGTGGACAAAAGCACAGCTGGTTTTTGATTGGTGGATAAGGGCACAGTGGTCTACTGTTGttagtgtcctggtctactgttgttagtgtcctggtctactgttgttAGTGACCTGGTCTACTGCTGttagtgtcctggtctactgttgttagtgtcctggtctactgttgttagtgtcctggtctactgctgttagtgtcctggtctactgctgttaatgtcctggtctactgttgttagtgtcctggtctactgttgttagtgtcctggtctactgctgttagtgtcctggtctactgttgttagtgtcctggtctactgttgttagtgtcctggtctactgttgttagtgtcctggtctactgttgttagtgtcctggtctactgctgttagtgtcctggtctactgCTGTCAGTGTCCTGGTCTACTGCTGTTAGTGACCTGGTCTACTGTTGttagtgtcctggtctactgctgttagtgtcctggtctactgttgttagtgtcctggtctactgCTGTTAGTGACCTGGTCTACTGTTGttagtgtcctggtctactgttgttAGTGTACTGGTCTACTGCTGttagtgtcctggtctactgttgttagtgtcctggtctactgttgttagtgtcctggtctactgctgttagtgtcctggtctactgCTGTCAGTGTCCTGGTCTACTGCTGTTAGTGACCTGGTCTACTGTTGttagtgtcctggtctactgctgttagtgtcctggtctactgttagtgtcctggtctactgCTGTTAGTGACCTGGTCTACTGCTGttagtgtcctggtctactgctgttagtgtcctggtctactgttgttagtgtcctggtctactgttgttagtgtcctggtctactgttgttagtgtcctggtctactgttgttAGTGTCCTGGTCCTGGTCTATTGTTGTTAGTGTCCTGATCTAGTGTTGTTAGTGACCTGGTCTACTGTTGttagtgtcctggtctactgttgttAGTGTCCTGATCTAGTGTTGttagtgtcctggtctactgttgttagtgtcctgatctactgttgttagtgtcctggtctaatgttgttagtgtcatggtctactgttgttagtgtcctggtctactgttgttagtgtcctggtctactgttgttagtgtcctggtctactgttgttagtgtcctggtctactgttgttagtgtcctggtctactgttgttAGTGTCCTAATCTAGTGTTGttagtgtcctggtctactgttgttAGTGTCAAGGCCTGAAACCCTCCTCAGAGAGAACAGCAGCTGACCTCGGCCCTATTGACAACAGGTCAGAGACAACAGCAGCTGACCTCGGCCCTATTGACAACAGGTCAGAGAGAACTGCAGCTGACCTCGGCCCTATTGACAACAGGTCAGAGAGAACAGCAGCTGACCTCGGCCCTATTGACAACAGGTCAGAGAGAACAGCAGCTGACCTCGGCCCTATTGACAACAggtcagagagaacagcagatgACCTCGGCCCTATTGACAACAggtcagagagaacagcagatgACCTTGGCCCTATTGACAACAggtcagagagaaacagaaagccaTGCAGTTAGTCAGTACAGCAGGACttcaagacagacagacagacagacagacagacagacagacagacagacagacagtagcagGGGCTAAGTATTCCAATGATATATGTGATAAGGGGTgaagacggacggacggacggacggacggacggacggacggacggacggacggacggacggacggacggacggacggacggacggacggacggacggacggacggacggacggacggacggacggacggacggacggacggacggacggacggacggacggacggacggacggacagacagacagacagacagacagacagacagacagacagacagacagacagacagacagacagacagacagacagacagacagacagacagacagacagacagacagacagtagcagGGGCTAAGTATTCCAATGATATATGTGATAAGGGGTgaagacggacggacggacggacggacggacggacggacggacagacagacagacagacagacagacagacagacagacagacagacagacagacagtagcagGGGCTAAGTATTCCAGTGATATATGTGATAAGgggtgaagacagacagagaaagcacCGTTCTGTGTGACAGAGCCTCCTGACCACCTGCCGGCAGTGTAGTTAGTGAGTCACACCGGGGCTTTGATACAGTCCCAACCTGCTGATTCACCTTCTCTGATGTTTGGTCAACACTTTCATTCACACACAAAGACACCGGCTACAAACTAGAGAGGGAGGAGCTGgggggaaatagatgtagagaggggaggagctgGGGGAAATACatgtagagaggggaggagctgaggggatagagatgtagagaggggaggagctgGGGGGAAATACatgtagagaggggaggagctgaggggatagagatgtagagaggggaggagctgGGGGGAAATACatgtagagaggggaggagctgggggatagagatgtagagaggggaggagctgGGGGGATAGAGATGTAGGGAGGGGAGGAGCTGgggggaaatagatgtagagaggggaggagctgaggggaaagagatgtagagaggggaggagctgaggggaaatagatgtagagaggggaggagctgaGTGgaaagagatgtagagaggggaggagctgGGGGAAATACatgtagagaggggaggagctgaggggaaatagatgtagagaggggaggagctgaggggaaagagatgtagagaggggaggagctgaggggaaatagatgtagagaggggaggagctgaGTGgaaagagatgtagagaggggaggagctgGGGGAAATACatgtagagaggggaggagctgaggggaaatagatgtagagaggggaggagctgaggggaaatagatgtagagaggggaggagctgggggatagagatgtagagaggggaggATCTGGGGGGAAAGATatgtagagaggggaggagctgaggggatagagatgtagagaggagaggagctggggggaaagagatgtagagaggggaggagctgggagggaaagatatatagagaggggaggagctgGGGGGAAATATatgtagagaggggaggagctgaggggaaagatatatagagaggggaggagctgGGGGGAAATATatgtagagaggggaggagctgGGGTGATATATATGTAGAGAAGGGAGGAGCTGGGGGAAGTATatgtagagaggggaggagctgaggggaaatagatgtagagaggggaggagctgGGGGGAAATAGacatagagaggggaggagctggggggatagagatgtagagaggggaggagctgaggggatagagatgtagagaggggaggagctgaggggatagagatgtagagaggggaggagctggagagaaagagatatagagCCCTCTACAGCCCTACACCAGCCCTCTACAGCCCTCTACAGCCCTACACCAGCCCTCTACAGCTCTACACCAGCCCTACACCAGCCCTCTACAGCCCTCTACAGCTCTACACCAGCCCTCTACAGCCCTACACCAGCCCTCTACAGCCCTACACCAGCCCTCTATAGCCCTACACCAGCCCTCTACAGCCCTACACCAGCCCTCTACAGCCCTACACCAGGCCTCTACAGCCCTACACCAGCCCTCTACAGCCCTACACCAGCCCTCTACAGCCCTACACCAGCCCTCTACAGCTCTACACCAGCCCTACACCAGCCCTCTACAGCCCTCTACAGCTCTACACCAGCCCTCTACAGCCCTACACCAGCCCTCTACAGCCCTACACCAGCCCTCTATAGCCCTACACCAGCCCTCTACAGCCCTACACCAGCCCTCTACAGCCCTACACCAGGCCTCTACAACCCTACACCAGCCCTCTACAACCCTACACCAGCCCTCTACAACCCTACACCAGCCCTCTACAACCCTACACCAGCCCTCTACAACCCTACACCAGCCCTCTACAACCCTACACCAGCCCTCTACAGCCCTACACCAGCCCTCTACAGCCCTATACCAGCCCTCTATAGCCCTACACCAGCCCTCTACAGCCCTACACCAGCCCTCTACAACCCTACACCAGCCCTCTACAACCCTACACCAGCCCTCTACAGCCCTACACCAGCCCTCTATAGCCCTACACCAGCCCTCTACAACCCTACACCAGCCCTCTACAACCCTACACCAGCCCTCTACAACCCTACACCAACCCTCTATAGCCCTACACCAGCCCTCTACAACCCTACACCAGCCCTCTACAGCCCTACACCAGCCCTCTACAACCCTACACCAGCCCTCTACAGCCCTACACCAGCCCTCTACAGCCCTACACCAGCCCTCTATAGCCCTACACCAGCCCTCTACAACCCTACACCAGCCCTCTACAAACCTACACCAGCCCTCTACAACCCTACACCAACCCTCTATAGCCCTACACCAGCCCTCTACAACCCTACACCAGCCCTCTACAACCCTACACCAGCCCTCTACAACCCTACACCAGCCCTCTACAACCCTACACCAGCCCTCCATAGCCCTACACCAGCCCTCTACAACCCTACACCAGGCCTCTACAGCCCTACACCAGGCCTCTACAACCCTACACCAGCCCTCTACAGCCCTACACCAGGCCTCTACAGCCCTACACCAGGCCTCTACAACCCTACACCAGCCCTCTATAGCCCTACACCAGGCCTCTACAACCCTACACCAGCCCTCTACAGCCCTACACCAGGCCTCTACAACCCTACACCAGCCCTCTACAACCCTACACCAGCCCTCTACAACCCTACACCAGCCCTCTACAACCCTACACCAGCCCTCCATAGCCCTACACCAGCCCTCTACAACCCTACACCAGGCCTCTACAGCCCTACACCAGGCCTCTACAACCCTACACCAGCCCTCTACAGCCCTACACCAGGCCTCTACAGCCCTACACCAGGCCTCTACAACCCTACACCAGCCCTCTATAGCCCTACACCAGGCCTCTACAACCCTACACCAGCCCTCTACAGCCCTACACCAGGCCTCTACAACCCTACACCAGCCCTCTACAGCCCTACAACCTTATTCCTCCATATTCAACCCTCTCAGATGATCTCATATCCAGCTGTTGTTTTGGGAGCAGCAGCCAACTGGttagaaaggagagggggaggtagaggggggagggagcagAAAAGGGGGGGTCTGGGAGAGACAACTAACTAATAAAGACGGTTCGTGCTAGTTCAGGCCTGAGTTAGTAAACCCTGTTCAgctcactgtgtatgtgtgtgttgactcCCCTGTTCCagcccacagtgtgtgtgtgtgtgtgtgtgtgttgactcccCTGTTCCagcccacagtgtgtgtgtgtgtgtgtgtgtgtgtgtgtgtgttgactcccCTGTTcagcccactgtgtgtgtgtgtgttgactcccATAGCTCCAGCCCCAGCCAGCCACACGGCAAGATGCTctttgacaacaacaacacagacatgccccccccctccccctccagagACTCAGAGCCGCTGGGTCCtacatcagacctgggtcctacatcagacctgggtcctacatcagGCCTGGGTCCTACATCAGGCCTGGGTCCCagacctgggtcctacatcagacctgggtcctacatcaAACATGGGTCCTACATCAAacctgggtcctacatcagacctgggtcctacatcagacctgggtcctacatcagGCCTGGGTCCCAGACATGGGTCCtacatcagacctgggtcctacatcagacctgggtcctacatcaggcctgggtcctacatcagacCAGGGTCCTATAtcagacctgggtcctacatcagacctgggtcctacatcagacctgggtcctacatcagacctgggtcctacatcaaacctgggtcctacatcagacctgggtcctacatcagGCCTGGGTCCCagacctgggtcctacatcagGCCTCGGTCCCagacctgggtcctacatcagacctgggtcctacatcagacctgggtcctacatcagGCATGGGTCCCAGACATGGGTCCtacatcagacctgggtcctacatcagGCCTGGGTCCCATACATGGGTCCtacatcagacctgggtcctacatcagGCCTGGGTCCCagacctgggtcctacatcagacctgggtcctacatcagGCCTGGGTCCTACATCAGGCCTGGGTCCCagacctgggtcctacatcagGCCTGGGTCCCagacctgggtcct is part of the Oncorhynchus kisutch isolate 150728-3 unplaced genomic scaffold, Okis_V2 scaffold4068, whole genome shotgun sequence genome and harbors:
- the LOC116373677 gene encoding extensin-like, with the protein product MSTDFPTPQEALFSLPVTQALYSPTPALYSSTPALHQPSTALYSSTPALYSPTPALYSPTPALYSPTPALYSPTPALYSPTPGLYSPTPALYSPTPALYSPTPALYSSTPALHQPSTALYSSTPALYSPTPALYSPTPALYSPTPALYSPTPALYSPTPGLYNPTPALYNPTPALYNPTPALYNPTPALYNPTPALYNPTPALYSPTPALYSPIPALYSPTPALYSPTPALYNPTPALYNPTPALYSPTPALYSPTPALYNPTPALYNPTPALYNPTPTLYSPTPALYNPTPALYSPTPALYNPTPALYSPTPALYSPTPALYSPTPALYNPTPALYKPTPALYNPTPTLYSPTPALYNPTPALYNPTPALYNPTPALYNPTPALHSPTPALYNPTPGLYSPTPGLYNPTPALYSPTPGLYSPTPGLYNPTPALYSPTPGLYNPTPALYSPTPGLYNPTPALYNPTPALYNPTPALYNPTPALHSPTPALYNPTPGLYSPTPGLYNPTPALYSPTPGLYSPTPGLYNPTPALYSPTPGLYNPTPALYSPTPGLYNPTPALYSPTTLFLHIQPSQMISYPAVVLGAAANCSSPSQPHGKMLFDNNNTDMPPPSPSRDSEPLGPTSDLGPTSDLGPTSGLGPTSGLGPRPGSYIRPGSYIKHGSYIKPGSYIRPGLTFTQQPH